The segment AAGCGGTCAAACGATACTGGCCGATGCCTCGAACCCAAACCGCCGCCTACTCGCTTGCCCGTGGGCATTTGCTGACTGCTGAATTGCCAGAGGTTGAGCTGGAGTCGACTGAGTTGCAAGATACGGCGAGGCGTGGCCTCAGCCAGAAAGCCAACGCGGGGCGTCAGGCCGCGCTGGATCAATTCGCGATGCTGTCCAATTTCTTGCAAAACCAACAGCGAGACAGTGACCTGAGTGACAAGCAGCGGGCGTTGCTTCGGAATTCATTGATTGGCCAAGCCGATACGCTACGAGACATGAATCGATATGCGGAGGCGGCCGATGCATACCGCGACATGGCACTCCGGTACATGAATGAACCTGCTTCGCTGGAGGCGTTCTTGGGCCAATCGCAGATGATGCGAAAGATCGGTCGCGGGCGAGAAGCGGATCTTTTGATTCGCCAAGCCAACGTCGTGCTCGGAAGAATTGGAACGCAATGGGACGAAGAGTTTGACATGGTCACCCGGTATGACCGTGCGGGATGGGAACGCTATTTGGCCTGGATGGTTGAGCGGCTCAACCAAGGTGCTCAACTGACCAACCAAACGGCTCCCTGAGCAAATGTTCGCAATCGGGTGACTGCAGGTTGCGTTGACGAACCGCCATCGCCGGGTCGATACTGCAGGCAACTCACACGCTTTCTTCGCTGGCAGACTTCGGCCCGTTTAGCGACGCCAGCATCGATTCATCAAGGGATTGGAACGAGGACATGGAAGCGACCATCGATCGTCGATTTGAATTGCTGCAGTTGCTGCTCGAGTTGACCGTTCAGCAAGAGGCCGCCATCACGGACGGCCATATGAATGAGCTGATGCGGGTGCTGAGCCAGAAGCAGCGAGCGGTCGAGCAATTGGTGCAGGCGTCCGAGCAGCTCAAGAATGAGCGGACTCAACTGGGGGATTCCTATCGCGTCTCGGAAGAGCACCGTCAGCGAAATGCGGCGTGTGATGAGATGCACCGTGAGTTGTTGGTGCGTGAGAAAGCCAGCGAGGAAATGCTGAGCAACAATCGCGATGACGTGGCGTCTCAATTGCAGCAGCAAGATGGGGCGCGTCGAGCCGCGAAAGGTTATGGCCAGGCGAGTCGGGATGCATCTTCGGGTGGCGGAACGTTGGATTTGTCTCAGTAACCGTCGCCGACTTCGTTGATCCGAGCGGTGGTTGCCGCCGGAGCGTTTAGCCGCCGGAACGCTCAATCGGGCGGTGTTCTGGTTCGGTCGGCGCATAAAAAAACCGCCATCAAGTGTCTCAATGGCGGTGTCAATTTTATCTACGAGATCAAGCCGTTCAGGCAGGAGTCACGTTTTCGGCACAAGGTCCTTTGGGACCACGACCTTCAGTGTAAGTAACTTTTTGACCTTCTTGCAGTTCGTCGTAACTCGCGCCTTCGACATTCGTGCAGTGGAAGAACAAGTCTTTCGGCCCTCCAGTGTCGATGAAACCGAAGCCTTTGTCGGTGAGCCGTTTGATTGTACCTTCTGCCATTCTTCTAATTCCTTCGTGTAAACCGTGGTGTTTCCCGCGCCGAGTGCACGAGCTATACCACCACGAGGGGGACTATAACAGATTCGCGCAGCCTGTGGTGGGTTTCTGCTGTTCAGTTTTCACAGAAAAATTGAAAACAGCTATTTTTACGGGCAATTAGGCTGTGTTTCGCGACGGGCCAGCCGCGAAAACCGCTAGCGAACGTGGATTTTCTGTGTCTGAATCGTGATCGCATTCACATCTTTGTCGTACGTGACCGTGCCCGAAACCGTGACGACGTCTCCCGTGGAGAGCCCGGCCAGTTTGTCGGCGCGGATCGTACGAACCGCTCCGGACTCGTCAACCAATTCCACGATCGCTTTGGGAGCGTTCGCCAGCCTGCGTTTGCAGAACGGGCAATTGTCGGCGTGATCCGGATCGCCGCCGGTGTGGTCTTCGTCGGGCAATTCGCTGAGCATGAACTTGGCCAATTCCGGGTCGAAGGCATCAAATTCGCCGGCGTCAACTTTGCCGACCAGCGTGATTTCGCTGGGGGCTGGCGATTCTTCGTCCTCGAACTTTTCTTTGGCTTCGGTCAATGAAATAGCATCAGCGGGTGCGTCAGCAAGGATCAGAGTTCGATCCACATCGGACGACGCGGCTTCATCGCCCGCGGGTTCACAGCCAACCGCGAGCAACAGACATCCGGCACACAGAGCGAGCAGGTGGAGGCGGGAGGTCATTGGACGCCTCCGAGGACTTTGATCGCGTCATCGATGTCGCCGCCGACTTCGCTGTATTCGGCTCCTTCGTCACCGTGCAGTTTGGCATCCACGGATCCAAACGCATCGAACAACGTGTCGATCGCGGCGAGAGCCTGTTTCTTTTTTTCGTCGTCCAAATCGCTTTTTTTTGCGAGCGATTCGGTTTGTTCCAGCAGCGTGCCGATCTCGTGCAATTCGTTGTGAATCGAGTCGACATCGTCATCGGCGAAGCCACCGGCGATCGTCGATTGCATGCTGGTCAGTTTCTTGATGGCTTCGTCGAGCGATTTTGGTGCGTCGGCTTTTTCCAGGTGAACCAATGCGTCCGTGCTGAGGCCGGCGGCGCTCGCGTCGATCGTTTCATGGTCATGATCGCCATGGTCGTGACCATCGTGGCCATGTGCATCATGGCCATGTGCATCGTGGTCGTGCCCATCATGATCGTGCCCATCATGATCGTGGTCATGGCCTTCGTGACTGCCATGATCATGGTCGTCGTGACTGTCGCTGGATTCGGTCGATGCCGCCGAGTCGGTGGTGCTGGATGGTTGGCAACCGGTGAAGGCGACCATTGCCAATGACAGCAGAGCTAGAAATGAGATTTTCGTCATGGGGCCGCTTTTGGGTGAGGGGCAATTGGTTGGCTGGCGATTAATGGGCAACGCACGGTGCCGCCTGAGACGCCAAGGAAGCGGAATGTTTCCGTAAATTTGGGTCGCGTTTGGCTTCAGTGTGCGTTTGCTACGCATCTTGGCATCTTAGCGTTCAGTCCGTTTCGAGGGCCTGGAATTCGCGAGGGTTTCCTTGGCGGAAGCCCGGTTGAAGCTGGTTGCTGGAAACCGCCTGTTTCGCCAGGGGTACCTAGAGCGCCGGCGTTATGATTCATGGAGATGAGCTTGGTTACGCGGGGGGCTGGGCCGGTGGTATCCGAGATACTGACCCGGGATGAAACTGGTTTCAAAAGCGGGCTCGATCCAAGCCGGACTGATTCCCTATACTTCCTGGCTCACTCAATTCGCGAGGACGCCTCGCCTTCGCTCCATTTAGATCGCACGCACGCTGATGAGCATGACCGCCGCCGACCCGACCTCATCGGTCGCTTCCACCTCGTCCACCCAACCCGCCATTCGTGTCTACAACACGCTGAGCAAAACCAAAGAGCCGTTCTTGCCGCTGCGAGCTCCGCGTGTGGGGATGTATTTGTGCGGGCCGACGGTTTACGCCGAGTCTCACATTGGACACATGGTTGGCCCAGTCATTTTCGACACCATCAAACGGTACCTGACCTACAGCGGGTTCGAGGTGACTTGGGTGGTCAACATCACCGACGTCGACGACAAGCTGATCAAGAAGTCGCAAGAACGCGGGATCCCGATGAGTCAGATCGCGGTGGAGATGACCGCGGATTACTTGGCCAATCTTCGCGAATTGGGCGTCAACCAGATCGATCACTTGCCGCGTGCAACGGACCACATGCCGCAAATTATCGCGTTCATTGGTTCGCTGGAGTCGAAAGGGTTTGCGTATGCGATCGACGGCGACGTGTTTTTCGATGTGACGAAGGACCCGGGATACGGCCAGTTGTCGAATCGGTCGGTGGAAGATCAGCAGGGCGAAGGTGGCGGGGCCGCGGCTAAGAAACGCAACCCCGGCGACTTTGCACTTTGGAAATCAGCTCGCGCGGGCGAACCGTCATGGGAAAGCCCCTGGGGCGATGGCCGGCCGGGTTGGCACATCGAATGTTCCGCGATGAGCCACGAGATTCTGGGCGAGACATTTGACATCCACGGTGGTGGTTTGGATTTGATGTTCCCGCACCACGAAAACGAACGAGCCCAAAGCACGTGCTGCCACGGCGCGCCGATGGTGAAGTACTGGATGCATAACGGCCTGATGCGGGCAGGCGAGAAGGGCAAAGTCGGTGGCAAGAGCGACCGCGAAAGCTCGGCGGCGGAAGCAGCCAGCGTCGAAGAACAAGCCTCGGGCAAGATCAGCCGCAGCAAGGGTGCGGGCGGATTGGCCGATCTGATTCGCAGCCAAACCGGCGAACGCATTCGGTTCTTCTTGCTTCGAACCCAGTACCGAAGCACGATTGTCTACAACGAAGAAACCTTGGCCGAAGCGGGCACATCGCTGGAGGCGTTCTATCGCTTCTTCGATCGCTTCCAAGAAATCACTGGTAGCTCGTTTTATGAGCTGGAGGCAGCGACTCGTCGCAGCGATGGAAACTTTGATCCCAGCGGCGATTCCTTGTTGACCGAAGTTCATGCGATCCGAGAGAAGTTCTTGGCCGCGATGGATGACGACTTCAACACCGGCTCCGCGATCAGTGTTTTGTTCGACGCGTTGCGAACACTCAATCGCCATGTCGACTCGAATCAGTTGGCTCCTGGTGCCGATACAAAATCGCCTGCGGTCGAATCGCTGGTCAAAGCGACTTCGGTGATCGCTGAGCTGTCTCGCGTGTTGGGATTGTTTGGAAAGCCACCGGTCACATCCGGTGGCGACGAAGCCGATGCGGAACTGCTCGATTCCGTTGTGCATTTGTTGATCAACCTTCGCAAGGAAGCTCGTGAGCGAAAGGATTACGCCACTGGCGATGCAATCCGAGATCGTTTGAATGATTTGGGTGTTGCATTGCTCGACAAGAAAGAAGGCACCTCTTGGGAACGCAAGTCGTAACGGCACGTCCTGGGTCGGCATCCTGCATCTTGGGGATCGATCCGGGGCTCAACACCACGGGTTACGCGGTGATCTCGCGAGAGGGGCCGCGTCTGTGTTTGCGTGAAGCGGGCGTGATCAAGTCGCGTCGTGCGGACACGCTTCCGGAGCGTCTGCGCGAAATCCATGATGGACTGTCGGAGGTTTTCTCTGCTCATTCCATCGACCTGATGGCGCTCGAGCAATTGTTTTCGCACTACGAGCGGCCTCGCACGGCGATCCTGATGGGACACGCTCGCGGCGTGATCTGTTTGGCGGCCGCTTTGGCCGGAGTGCCGGTCGAGCATTACGAGCCAACTCGCGTGAAGAAGGTGATGACCGGGAACGGTCGGGCACCGAAAAGCCAAATGCAGTTGGCGGTGAAGATGCAGTTGAACCTGCAGTCGGTTCCCGAGCCCGCAGACGTCGCGGATGCGATGGCGATATCTTTGTGCGGCCACTACCTGGCGAACAACCCAATCGATCAAGCCTTGGCGTGACCCGTGGTTTGAGAGGCTGTGCAGTTTTAAGTGCTGGGCCAGTAACGCCTTGAGAACCCCGCCCGCGCAGAGGTCGTGCAGTTTTTAACTGCTGTGTTGCCAAGCGTTTATCATCACCCTCCCCCTGGGAGGGTCGAGCGAAGCGAGGGGAGGGTCGAGCATCGGAACCAGCGCGTAACCCTCCCCGGCCCGAAGCGGGCCGACCCTCCCAAAGGGAGGGTGAAATAAAACTGCACGACCTCCGGAGTTGGGGAGGGCCGGAATGCGAGCGTTCAGCGAGAATTCCGGGGAGGGGAGTGAGCGCCGTTTCCCATGCTCGGCCCTCACCCTCGCGTACGCCTGAACGGCGTCGCTCGACCTCTCCCCAAACTTCGTTTCGGGAGAGGTGCGCCGTGTGTAAATCTGCCGAAAAGCGGCACTTAAAAACTGCACGACCTCAACGGGGCGGGGTGAGGGGAAGGTGCTAGACTTCTGCTGTGTGCGTTTTTCTTCAGCAGAAGTGTGGCTGTTTCCTTGAGTGATCCGACAAGTCGTGTGCCGTCGTCGCAGCGGGATGTTTCCGCGGATAGTGGTGCTCCGAACACTTGGCGTGTCTTTGAGCGAGCGTTGAGTCAGCTCGGGTGTACTCGATATGGACTGCTGTTGTTTGGTGCCGCGTGTCAGTGCATCACCATTGCGATCACTTGGCCGCTCTGGCAGGTGCGTGAAATGCCGCCGCATCTGCCAACCTTTGATCTGCCGCAGATCTCGTTTGGGTGGATCCTGGTTGCCTCGCTTGTTTGGGTGGCGGTCCGGCCGCGATCGGGATTGGCGGTGCACTGGGGGGTGCTCATCGTTGCCGCGGTGCTGGATCAGTTTCGGCTTCAGCCTCAGTTCTTTTCGATCGCGGTTTTGATGACGGCCTGCGTGTGGGACGCCGGGCATCGAATCGCTCGTTGGTCGTTGGTGTCGACTTGGGTGTGGGCAGGTGTGCACAAGCTTTTGTCGCCGGACTGGTTCGGTTACGCATCGCACTGGTTGGTTGCACGGAGTGGGCTCGATGCGGACGCGACTTACATGTCGTTCGCATTGGTCGTGGCCTTGGTCGAGCTGGCTGTTGGAGTGCTCGCGATCTTTCGTCCCAGGTGGGCGGCGCCCGCGTGTGCTGTCATGCATGTTGGGATCGCGTTGACAATTTCGCCGCTGCTTGTGGACTGGAACGAGAGCGTGCTCCCGTGGAACTTATCGGTCGCTGTGATCGGGTCGTGGGTGCTGCTGACGACGAAGCCTTGGTATCCGGTGGCTGCCTGGGAGAAGCTGGTGTGCGCGGTTGGGCTGATCGCTCCCG is part of the Rhodopirellula bahusiensis genome and harbors:
- the cysS gene encoding cysteine--tRNA ligase, whose translation is MSMTAADPTSSVASTSSTQPAIRVYNTLSKTKEPFLPLRAPRVGMYLCGPTVYAESHIGHMVGPVIFDTIKRYLTYSGFEVTWVVNITDVDDKLIKKSQERGIPMSQIAVEMTADYLANLRELGVNQIDHLPRATDHMPQIIAFIGSLESKGFAYAIDGDVFFDVTKDPGYGQLSNRSVEDQQGEGGGAAAKKRNPGDFALWKSARAGEPSWESPWGDGRPGWHIECSAMSHEILGETFDIHGGGLDLMFPHHENERAQSTCCHGAPMVKYWMHNGLMRAGEKGKVGGKSDRESSAAEAASVEEQASGKISRSKGAGGLADLIRSQTGERIRFFLLRTQYRSTIVYNEETLAEAGTSLEAFYRFFDRFQEITGSSFYELEAATRRSDGNFDPSGDSLLTEVHAIREKFLAAMDDDFNTGSAISVLFDALRTLNRHVDSNQLAPGADTKSPAVESLVKATSVIAELSRVLGLFGKPPVTSGGDEADAELLDSVVHLLINLRKEARERKDYATGDAIRDRLNDLGVALLDKKEGTSWERKS
- a CDS encoding cold-shock protein, giving the protein MAEGTIKRLTDKGFGFIDTGGPKDLFFHCTNVEGASYDELQEGQKVTYTEGRGPKGPCAENVTPA
- the ruvC gene encoding crossover junction endodeoxyribonuclease RuvC, with the translated sequence MGIDPGLNTTGYAVISREGPRLCLREAGVIKSRRADTLPERLREIHDGLSEVFSAHSIDLMALEQLFSHYERPRTAILMGHARGVICLAAALAGVPVEHYEPTRVKKVMTGNGRAPKSQMQLAVKMQLNLQSVPEPADVADAMAISLCGHYLANNPIDQALA